From the Oncorhynchus nerka isolate Pitt River linkage group LG20, Oner_Uvic_2.0, whole genome shotgun sequence genome, one window contains:
- the tasorb gene encoding protein TASOR isoform X4, giving the protein MALNPEVERKTDIECLKTGELDLESCDSKTNSLSAAISATSNQNGDQTGCEDGVMPEQEASERRRSGQTAARSSDNSPLPGQRQAEELPRRNFQIPRKIKERKGLYQFLAPDSREFEGLVKILSSFYLDASSRGTFSYCKARLIHNELLEKEFIEKRRELKQEGRTDPELVESYCFLFPDKSKLPWICEKGLSVGHSRITTLGNPAMGVYLSKFSDLLQMNPFEAGSCGDIVIFKVMRGRLKSIFENMPKSVLDPTPKFDCHISKNATRVTSLLSYRAFELTQQYFYEFAFDEIKPRPRHVCPYAVVSFQYKGKESAAAPMAAHRFNSAVCEGGSKGRSSYTVWSGPLVNKGQELCQVSLRSSTRHFLPFKLTEKLEMSMGMQLDQVKRKIPSVLFSWDTYSRTREVLKCGIYCSLFEVVDGKGKATSSTFSGLIHKLERERMVLVKPLVDKGFLFLLSSTQMFNPNERRGRVEKSLQALFVFQESRGVTKFTPRMSEQEPLSAEPLPPLLASMDPFIPALHYALLKMRSTPDNKHLSTVVERQALDYLTRRDSGRAFLLPEYQQNLDERGNVHPAPRPKSNMEGLLRSYLHGLSSAYVLPIVKARDMMDRINQPPPAPAPTVPDYSPVSDWGGSGGSDRPERVERQPLERPESSRRRGGPSQTHSNGAAAVTGAPPQRSRLAQSEYDKDKMKELLKLIQLHKALVKEPGGKERAQGGDEGAWEGPHGLKRKLEEDESGAMSKYLRGAHFSNGEPSRVAQGEEVENYNLAAVMESMGIYDTDLRDRGNTSQASSANETQRLLKILLSTLNKAMVQGAAAAPTDLPDHVESSTENPLTGAPIEGRVEQARQDFFEEQAVCSLTSPFSTDSPGQQPHTSDNPSLTWELASHTDKPIPFFESQNDGNFEQRGGLEGGERGLRGASVEQERVTKEAPIERGAKGASLEREMALRGAFLEGGARDTSLEGESKVEKPARGVSLERVARPSSTLDTIVSQELHCLSNSIQGLMDNQKIYYNSQLPPRLSPRHTWQPNSSFSDFVAPYVVSVPVQGHVNTLCERMGRLVPKPRHTDSAKTPGARSTLHVPSATTHPSFPPPPHSLSSIPPLPSLHHLPPPPALVHSPAPVLITSPTAKSVPKTKAQPPQAKSSSSSQNRPKPVPFKQTHKNPSAAQKPSTERKSEPSASKREVYSPSQASMDSSDSTPKRPKQDAITAPSPLTPASAAGLLMGQLKPEVFSSLVEIFKDVQRNTVRFYIHSGEEEESDICVEIKEYLLSLGNTECNPQMFLENNSSLDKLLIVIQNEDISAHVNKIPALVSLKKLSTVSFAGVDSLDDVKNHTYNELFVSGGFIVSDEFVLNPDFITHDRLQAFLRFLEEQSSPENPWQWKIHNKSQKKLKELGRLNSDAMALLNLLTAYQKKHLVEFLPYHECDAQSRQAPDLDCLVKLQANHTQHRHFIFLTERRFEMFMQYSRNGIVIASIDDIMTSFHSLIGSRVVHDECIEEEDMSLDSDDDSHNQVIVEHPAQSQEGVAAAGMGDSTQQPPLPESDEFRPPLPDQLNTPGRHTPSISYSSRTPNLSNFAALKSAISQFKASNQIGRADIGSTSPGGFSVNPHQSFLCPSTQWVSYSGSSGYTASPAYPASPCSTTQEQDYRNPAAVPTTAPGSTLTSQAPLTLPDIPQPPLLPPHLKMGGTLSQSFSLPGSVSGAAGVGVGASISTVSSTSTLPITAIVASSSSLSTALTYSDPTVATTASLGLDYTQSDMVQLGYPAAVSSSANGTPTQQGDRRLSGPGESPWGLGGGTPNSQGGARPGSVSHSGLTQGGERERTGTPGGSTPGSQGGRTPVNSVESLGAGIGVPSVATRGGSIARPMLPIHGTGGSRGGEASVQPLSGGGYGCLGAMPGQMGMGRGGMGRGGMGPGSLGGYRGRGAPQRGPWLRPGVGPARPDGGGPCGPSWGYPKGRGGGQDYYSDYTYSHNYSP; this is encoded by the exons ATGGCCCTGAACCCTGAAGTGGAGAGAAAAACTGACATAGAGTGTCTGAAGACCGGTGAGCTCGACTTGGAGAGCTGCGATAGCAAGACAAATTCGTTGTCAGCCGCCATCTCGGCCACATCCAACCAAAATGGCGATCAGACTGGATGTGAAGACGGTGTAATGCCCGAACAAGAAGCCTCTGAGCGGCGGAGGAGCGGGCAGACTGCCGCGAGAAGCTCCGATAATTCACCTTTACCCGGCCAGAGACAGGCTGAAGAGTTGCCAAGGAGAAATTTTCAGATCCCGAGGAAGATCAAGGAACGGAAAG GCCTGTACCAGTTTCTGGCCCCTGACTCCCGGGAATTTGAGGGCCTTGTGAAgatcctctcctccttctacctGGATGCATCGTCCAGAGGGACATTCTCCTACTGCAAGGCCAGGCTCATTCACAATGAGCTGCTGGAGAAAGAG TTCATTGAGAAGAGGAGGGAGCTGAAGCAGGAGGGCCGTACAGACCCAGAGCTGGTGGAGTCCTACTGCTTCCTGTTCCCAGACAAGTCCAAG CTCCCGTGGATATGTGAGAAGGGTCTGTCTGTGGGACACTCCAGGATCACTACACTAGGAAATCCTGctatgg GTGTTTATCTGTCTAAATTCTCTGATTTGCTTCAAATGAACCCGTTTGAAGCAGGCAGTTGTGGAGACATTGTCATATTTAAAGTCATGAGG GGCCGGCTGAAGAGCATCTTTGAGAACATGCCTAAGAGTGTCCTGGACCCCACACCCAAGTTTGACTGTCACATCTCCAAGAACGCCACGCGGGTCACCTCGTTGCTGTCCTACAGAGCCTTTGAACTCACGCAGCAGTACTTCTATGAGTTTGCTTTTGATGAGATCAAGCCTCGGCCCAGACATGTGTGTCCCTACGCCGTGGTGTCTTTCCAGTACAAAGGCAAGGAGTCTGCTGCTGCACCCATGGCTGCACACAGGTTCAACAGCGCTGTCTGTGAAGGAGGAAGCAAAG GGAGGAGTAGCTACACTGTGTGGAGTGGGCCACTGGTGAACAAGGGACAGGAGTTGTGCCAGGTGTCTCTACGCTCCTCTACACGCCACTTCCTCCCTTTCAAACT AACGGAGAAGTTGGAGATGAGTATGGGGATGCAGCTGGACCAGGTGAAGAGGAAGAtcccctctgttctgttctcctgggACACCTACAGCAGAACCCGGGAAG tgctgAAGTGTGGGATCTACTGCAGCCTGTTTGAGGTGGTGGATGGGAAGGGTAAAGCGACCAGCAGCACTTTCTCAGGACTCATACATAAACTGGAGAGAGAGCGGATG GTGCTGGTGAAGCCGTTAGTTGATAAAGGCTTTCTCTTCCTCTTGTCATCTACTCAGATGTTCAATCCCAACG AACGTCGGGGGAGGGTTGAGAAGAGCCTGCAGGCACTGTTTGTCTTTCAGGAGTCCAGGGGAGTCACCAAGTTCA CGCCCAGAATGTCAGAGCAGGAGCCCCTGTCAGCTGAGCCCCTGCCCCCCCTCCTGGCCTCCATGGACCCCTTCATTCCAGCCCTGCACTACGCCTTGCTCAAGATGCGCTCCACCCCCGATAACAAGCACCTCAGCACTGTGGTGGAGCGCCAGGCCCTAGACTACCTGACCAGGAGGGACAGCGGCCGGGCCTTCCTCCTCCCAGAGTACCAACAGAACCTGGACGAGAGGGGCAATGTGCACCCCGCGCCCCGCCCCAAATCCAACATGGAGGGCCTGCTGCGTTCCTACCTACACGGCCTCTCCTCGGCCTATGTCCTTCCCATTGTCAAGGCCAGAGACATGATGGACAGGATCAACCAGCCCCCGCCTGCCCCAGCTCCAACTGTCCCGGACTACAGCCCTGTGTCAGActggggggggtcaggagggtcagacagaccagagagggtggagaggcaACCTCTAGAGAGACCAGagagcagcaggaggagaggggggccGTCCCAGACACATTCTAACGGGGCCGCAGCAGTGACAGGGGCCCCGCCCCAGAGGTCCAGGTTGGCCCAGAGTGAGTACGATAAGGACAAGATGAAAGAGTTGCTGAAGCTGATCCAGCTGCATAAGGCCCTGGTGAAGGAgccaggagggaaggagagggcacAGGGGGGTGACGAGGGGGCCTGGGAGGGACCCCACGGCCTGAAGAGGAAACTAGAGGAGGACGAATCAGGGGCCATGTCTAAATACCTACGAGGAGCCCACTTCAGCAATGGAGAGCCCAGTAGAG TAGCCcagggggaggaggtagagaactaCAACCTGGCAGCAGTAATGGAGAGCATGGGGATCTATGACACTGACCTGAGGGACAGGGGAAACACTTCCCAGGCCTCCTCAGCCAACGAGACACAGCGCCTGCTCAAGATCCTGCTCTCCACCCTCAACAAGGCCATGGTTCAAGGTGCTGCCGCGGCCCCCACCGACCTGCCTGACCACGTGGAGTCCTCCACGGAGAACCCCCTAACTGGAGCTCCGATTGAAGGGCGAGTGGAGCAGGCCCGACAGGACTTCTTTGAG gAGCAGGCTGTGTGCAGTCTGACCAGCCCCTTTAGCACTGACTCTCCAGGACAACAGCCACACACCTCAGACAACCCATCACTCACCTGGGAACTGGCCTCTCACACAGACAAACCTATCCCCTTCTTTGAATCTCAGAACGACGGCAACTTTGAGCAGAGGGGAGGTctggaggggggtgagagaggtctgagaggtgCCTCTGTGGAGCAGGAGAGGGTAACCAAGGAAGCCCCAATAGAGAGGGGAGCCAAGGGGGCTTCCTTGGAGAGGGAGATGGCTCTGAGGGGAGCTTTTCTGGAAGGGGGAGCCAGGGACACCTCCCTAGAGGGGGAAAGCAAGGTGGAGAAGCCAGCCAGGGGTGTTTCCCTGGAGAGGGTAGCCAGGCCGTCCAGCACTCTGGACACTATCGTAAGCCAGGAGCTCCACTGCCTCTCCAACTCCATCCAGGGCCTCATGGACAACCAGAAGATCTACTACAACTCCCAGCTGCCCCCACGGCTGTCTCCACGCCACACCTGGCAGCCCAACAGCTCATTCTCAGACTTTGTGGCTCCCTATGTTGTGTCTGTCCCTGTTCAGGGCCACGTCAACACCCTGTGTGAGCGAATGGGCCGACTAGTACCTAAACCTCGCCACACAGACTCTGCTAAAACACCTGGGGCTCGTTCTACCCTCCATGTTCCCTCCGCCACTACCCATCCTTCTTTCCCTCCCCCGccccattctctctcctcaatccctccccttccttccttgCATCACCTTCCACCCCCACCTGCCCTCGTCCACTCTCCTGCCCCTGTCCTCATCACGTCCCCCACcgccaagtctgtccccaaaaccaaagcacagccccctcaGGCTAAGAGCTCCTCTTCTTCCCAGAACCGGCCCAAACCGGTCCCATTCAAACAGACCCACAAGAACCCCTCTGCAGCACAGAAGCCCTCCACAGAGAGGAAGTCAGAACCATCTGCCTCAAAGAGAGAGGTCTACTCTCCCTCCCAGGCCTCAATGGACTCCTCAGACTCCACCCCAAAACGGCCTAAACAAGATGCCATCACAGCCCCCTCTCCCCTTACCCCGGCGTCAGCCGCTGGACTACTGATGGGCCAGCTGAAGCCTGAGGTGTTCAGCAGCCTGGTGGAGATCTTCAAGGATGTGCAGAGGAACACGGTCAGATTCTACATCcactctggagaggaggaggagagtgacaTCTGTGTGGAGATCAAG GAGTACTTGCTGAGCCTGGGCAACACGGAGTGTAACCCACAGATGTTCCTGGAGAATAACAGCAGTCTGGATAAGTTGCTCATCGTCATTCAGAACGAGGACATCTCAGCCCATGTCAACAAG ATCCCAGCTCTGGTGTCATTGAAGAAGCTCTCCACGGTGAGCTTTGCAGGAGTTGACAGTCTGGACGATGTGAAGAACCACACCTACAACGAGCTCTTCGTCTCTGGAGGATTCATAGTGTCTGACGAGTTTGTCCTCAACCCAGACTTCATAACACACG ACCGGTTGCAGGCATTCCTGCGGTTCCTAGAGGAGCAGAGCTCTCCAGAGAACCCCTGGCAGTGGAAGATTCACAATAAGTCCCAGAAGAAACTCAAAGAGCTGGGCAG GTTGAACAGTGATGCCATGGCTCTCCTCAACCTGCTGACAGCCTATCAGAAGAAGCACCTGGTGGAGTTCTTGCCTTACCACGAGTGTGACGCCCAATCACGTCAGGCCCCTGATCTGGACTGCCTGGTCAAGCTCCAGGCTAACCACACCCAGCACCGCCACTTTATCTTCCTCACAG AGAGGCGCTTTGAGATGTTCATGCAGTACTCCAGGAACGGCATAGTGATCGCCAGCATTGATGACATCATGACCAGTTTCCACAGCCTGATTGGCTCCAGAG tagTGCATGATGAGTGTATAGAAGAGGAGGATATGTCGCTGGACTCTGATGACGACAGCCACAACCAGGTGATCGTAGAGCATCCTGCCCAATCCCAGGAGGGGGTAGCAGCAGCGGGCATGGGGGACTCAACCCAGCAGCCCCCCTTACCAGAGTCAGATGAGTTCCGCCCCCCTCTCCCCGACCAGCTCAACACCCCTGGCCGACACACCCCCTCCATCTCCTACTCCAGCAGAACCCCCAACCTGTCCAACTTCGCTGCTCTCAAATCTGCCATCTCCCAGTTCAAAGCCTCCAACCAGATTGGTAGGGCGGACATAGGCAGCACTTCGCCAGGAGGGTTTTCTGTCAACCCCCACCAGAGCTTCCTGTGTCCGTCTACCCAGTGGGTGTCCTACTCTGGCTCCTCCGGCTACACAGCCTCCCCAGCCTACCCCGCCTCGCCCTGTAGCACCACCCAAGAACAGGACTACAGAAACCCAGCCGCAGTACCTACTACAGCCCCAGGTTCCACTCTGACCAGCCAGGCTCCCCTCACCCTACCGGACATCCCCCAGCCTCCCCTGCTTCCTCCACATCTCAAGATGGGTGGGACTCTGTCCCAGTCGTTTAGCCTACCTGGCTCTGTTAGTGGAGCGGCCGGGGTTGGTGTTGGAGCATCTATCTCCACAGTCAGCAGCACTAGCACTCTGCCCATCACAGCCATAGTggcctcttcctcttctctctccactgcaCTAACATACTCCGACCCTACTGTTGCCACCACAGCCTCCTTAGGCCTGGACTACACTCAGAGCGACATGGTCCAGCTTGGCTACCCGGCAGCGGTCAGCTCCAGCGCTAACGGGACCCCCACACAGCAGGGGGACAGGAGACTCAGTGGGCCCGGGGAGAGCCCAtgggggttaggaggaggaaCCCCTAACAGCCAGGGAGGGGCCAGGCCTGGCTCTGTCTCCCATAGCGGTCTCACCcaaggtggggagagggagaggacaggcacTCCTGGTGGCAGTACCCCTGGAAGTCAGGGGGGCAGGACTCCAGTGAACAGTGTAGAAAGCCTTGGAGCGGGTATTGGTGTTCCCTCTGTGGCCACCAGGGGGGGCTCAATAGCTAGGCCCATGCTGCCCATCCATGGGACTGGAGGCAGTCGAGGTGGAGAGGCCAGTGTCCAGCCACTCAGCGGTGGTGGCTACGGCTGTTTAGGTGCCATGCCTGGACAGATGGGTATGGGACGCGGCGGCATGGGACGCGGGGGTATGGGTCCCGGGTCGTTAGgggggtacagagggagaggagccCCACAGAGAGGCCCCTGGCTCAGGCCAGGAGTGGGACCCGCACGGCCGGATGGAGGTGGACCCTGCGGACCCTCCTGGGGTTACccgaaggggaggggagggggacaagATTACTACTCAGATTACACATACTCACACAACTACTCCCCCTGA